The nucleotide sequence GTCATCCCCGGCCGCCCGCGGTGGCGAGCAGGCCGGTGAGGACCTCGACGGCCCGGCGCACGGCCACGTCCGGCGCGGACCCGGCGGGGATCTCGATGTCGGGCTCGAGGCCCACGCCCTCGAGGGACCTGCCCCGGGGGGTGGTGTAGCGGGCGACCGTCAGCTCGAGCGAGGTGCCGTCGGACAGGGTGCGGGGCTCCTGGACGCTGCCCTTGCCGTAGGTGCGCGAGCCGACCAGCACCGCGCGGTCGCGGTCCTGCAGCGCACCCGCGACGACCTCGGCGGCGCTGGCGGTGCCGCCGTCGACGAGGACGACGACCGGCGTGCGGATGTCGCCGCCCGGGCTCGCCTCGAGGCGATGCTCGTGGCCGTCGCGGCGGACGTAGGTCACGACCGTGCCGCCGTCGAGGAAGGCGCCGGCGGTCCGGACGGCCTCGTCGAGCAAGCCTCCGGGGTCGCCGCGCAGGTCGAGGACGACCCCGGCGGCGCGCTGCTCGCGCAGCTCGGCGAGGGCGTTGCGGACCTCGTCGCCGACACCGCGGGTGAAGCTCGGGACGGTGATGCGACCGACGAGCGGCCCGCCGGGGGACGACGCCTCCATGGCGACCGTGACGCCGGCGGCCGCGACGGCGGCTCGGCGCAGCGACACGGTGCGCAGGGTGGTGCCGCGGGCGACGACGACGCGCACGACGCTGCCCTCGCGCCCGCGCATCGCGGCCGCGACGGCGGGGACGGTCATGCCGGCCGTGGTGCGGTCGCCGACGGCGCGCAGCACGTCACCGGCCAGCAGCGCGGCCTTCGCGGCGGGCGAGCCCTCGCTGACCTGCGCCACGACGACCTGGCCACGCTC is from Mycobacteriales bacterium and encodes:
- a CDS encoding S41 family peptidase; translated protein: MRPVVRRALGLTAAVTGLVSAFTAGVVAGAGSADEPVAESPGGTLDEAVDQIAGSALREVDRTALESAAIEGMLRAAGDPWGTWSTDGAGASRSRDYAGVGVWLRAGERGQVVVAQVSEGSPAAKAALLAGDVLRAVGDRTTAGMTVPAVAAAMRGREGSVVRVVVARGTTLRTVSLRRAAVAAAGVTVAMEASSPGGPLVGRITVPSFTRGVGDEVRNALAELREQRAAGVVLDLRGDPGGLLDEAVRTAGAFLDGGTVVTYVRRDGHEHRLEASPGGDIRTPVVVLVDGGTASAAEVVAGALQDRDRAVLVGSRTYGKGSVQEPRTLSDGTSLELTVARYTTPRGRSLEGVGLEPDIEIPAGSAPDVAVRRAVEVLTGLLATAGGRG